In the Quercus lobata isolate SW786 chromosome 5, ValleyOak3.0 Primary Assembly, whole genome shotgun sequence genome, one interval contains:
- the LOC115993155 gene encoding solute carrier family 25 member 44-like yields MNLSATEEESPSTAAAAAKEVHIPAEIDWEMLDKSKFFFLGAALFSGVSGMLYPIVVLKTRQQVAQSEVSCIRTAFWIVRNEGFRALYRGFGTSLTGTVPARALYMTALEITKSNVGSATVRLGVPEPTATTVANAAAGLSAAMAAQLVWTPIDVVSQRLMVQGSSSSSSCGGNLNSRVANVSACKYANGIDAFRKILNTDGPRGLYRGFGISILTYAPSNAVWWASYSIAQRMVWSGFGYYFCKKDGHGNENGVNTFRPDSKTVMAVQGVSAAMAGGVSALITMPLDTIKTRLQVLDGEENGRRGPTIAHTIRNLVKEGGWVACYRGLGPRWASMSMSATTMITTYEFLKRMSTKNQEAVT; encoded by the coding sequence ATGAATTTGAGTGCTACCGAGGAGGAATCGCCGTCTACGGCGGCTGCGGCTGCTAAAGAGGTTCATATTCCGGCCGAGATTGACTGGGAAATGCTTGATAAATCGAAGTTTTTCTTCCTCGGTGCTGCACTATTTTCAGGCGTGTCGGGGATGCTTTACCCGATTGTGGTGTTGAAAACTAGGCAACAAGTAGCTCAATCAGAAGTGTCTTGTATCAGGACTGCTTTTTGGATTGTAAGGAATGAAGGGTTTAGGGCATTGTATAGAGGATTTGGAACTTCCTTGACGGGCACGGTTCCAGCCCGGGCGCTTTACATGACTGCATTGGAGATTACAAAGAGTAATGTGGGCTCGGCCACGGTTAGGTTAGGGGTTCCAGAGCCGACTGCCACCACGGTCGCCAATGCAGCTGCAGGGTTGAGCGCCGCGATGGCTGCACAACTTGTTTGGACTCCAATTGATGTGGTGAGCCAAAGGTTGATGGTtcaaggtagtagtagtagtagtagttgtGGTGGGAATTTGAATTCACGTGTTGCTAATGTGTCGGCGTGTAAATATGCTAATGGGATCGATGCATTTAGGAAGATTTTGAATACAGATGGGCCAAGGGGGTTGTATAGGGGGTTTGGGATATCGATATTGACGTATGCGCCATCTAATGCTGTGTGGTGGGCATCTTACTCTATTGCACAAAGGATGGTATGGAGTGGATTTGGATATTACTTTTGCAAGAAAGATGGACATGGTAATGAGAATGGGGTGAACACGTTTAGGCCAGATTCAAAAACTGTAATGGCAGTTCAGGGAGTCAGTGCAGCCATGGCAGGTGGTGTTTCGGCTTTGATTACAATGCCACTTGATACTATTAAGACCAGATTGCAAGTCTTGGATGGGGAAGAGAATGGGCGTCGAGGGCCAACTATTGCACACACAATTAGGAATTTGGTTAAGGAAGGAGGTTGGGTGGCTTGTTACAGAGGATTGGGGCCTCGGTGGGCTTCAATGTCCATGTCTGCAACAACAATGATCACTACCTATGAGTTTCTGAAGCGAATGTCAACAAAGAATCAGGAAGCTGTGACATGA
- the LOC115989894 gene encoding ankyrin repeat-containing protein BDA1-like, translated as MEIRMEEDNITELHDASEKGCTVTLHRLIQKDPHILNKISLTPFNETPLHISALLGHVDFTRALLALKPQLAMDLDFHKRCPLHLASANGHVEIVHALLRANEDACLVCDQDGRTPLHYAAMRGKVEVVKALIFAKRDLPRVVFDGGETILHLCVKYNQLETLKLLVEPMKDDGEFLNSKDHDGGNTILHIAVMLKQIEIVKFLLSISKVKEDANALNWMGFTALDVLEHSPKDFKRFALQNILMDAGVERANNQNNLPPPSATMIGHHESGKPTQLSKQRSKQKGNWIEEMRGALMVVATVITTITYQPALSPPGGVWQSDIKDSNQANACSGKNKFEAGTLVLAYGGYEDGFLYFLICNSIAFTASLSVIFLLISGVPLKNKFFMVILTLAMCTTLTFLGFSYVLAFFLLIPSNLREKLGVTCSYQLVFWLVWFFLCF; from the exons ATGGAAATAAGGATGGAAGAAGATAATATAACAGAACTCCATGACGCATCAGAGAAAGGATGTACGGTCACGTTGCACAGATTGATCCAGAAAGATCCACACATCCTCAATAAAATTTCATTGACCCCTTTCAATGAAACTCCATTACACATATCAGCTTTGCTTGGCCACGTTGATTTTACTAGAGCTCTTCTAGCTCTAAAACCTCAGTTGGCTATGGATTTGGACTTCCATAAACGTTGTCCACTTCACTTGGCTTCTGCTAACGGTCATGTAGAAATCGTCCATGCACTGTTACGAGCAAATGAAGATGCATGTCTGGTTTGTGATCAAGATGGAAGAACTCCTCTTCACTATGCGGCCATGAGAGGAAAAGTTGAGGTTGTGAAGGCATTGATCTTTGCAAAGCGTGATTTACCTCGAGTTGTATTTGATGGGGGAGAGACTATTTTGCACTTGTGTGTTAAGTATAATCAATTGGAGACTCTGAAACTATTGGTGGAACCCATGAAAGATGACGGGGAATTTCTTAATTCCAAAGACCATGACGGTGGCAACACTATCTTGCATATAGCGGTGATGCTAAAGCAAATTGAG ATCGTAAAATTCTTGCTTTCGATTTCCAAAGTGAAAGAAgatgcaaatgctctaaattGGATGGGTTTTACAGCTTTAGATGTCTTAGAGCATAGTCCAAAAGATTTCAAACGATTCGCCCTTCAAAACATTTTAATGGATGCCGGCGTTGAAAGAgcaaataaccaaaataatcTTCCACCACCATCAGCAACCATGATTGGTCACCATGAATCAGGGAAACCAACACAATTAAGCAAGCAAAGGTCGAAACAAAAGGGTAATTGGATAGAAGAGATGCGTGGTGCATTAATGGTGGTGGCCACGGTGATCACAACGATTACTTACCAACCTGCACTCAGTCCCCCCGGTGGAGTTTGGCAATCCGATATAAAGGATTCTAATCAAGCTAATGCATGCAGCggcaaaaacaaatttgaagcTGGAACTTTGGTGCTAGCCTATGGTGGTTACGAAGAtgggttcctttattttttaatttgcaaCTCCATTGCTTTTACTGCATCTCTCAGTGTCATCTTCTTGCTTATTAGTGGAGTCCCTcttaagaataaattttttatggtcaTCTTGACACTGGCCATGTGTACCACTCTCACATTCTTGGGCTTTTCCTATGTACTGGCATTCTTCTTGCTGATCCCATCAAATCTTAGAGAAAAACTTGGGGTAACATGCTCTTACCAATTGGTGTTTTGGCTTGTTTGGTTCTTCTTGTGCTTCTAA